ATCGGTCAATCTTCTGCTTGTGCTTACAATCTGGCGAACAATCAGGTGTTTTGTTGGGGGATCAATGCTGATGGACAATTAGGACTTGGTAATACATTAAGCCCCTACAGCACAATGCAAAACACGGGAAGTCCGTTTTAATGATTACAAATATCCCTAATGTATGGAAAGCAAGCTTTGACTTGATGTAACAATAAATCGTGAAAGCTGCTGATTACAAAATTAGGCACCTTTACTCGTCAAGCCAGATTCCGAACCAGAAAAGTAATGTGTTGTCGTAGGACGTTTCAGGAATGATTATTGTTAGCAGACCAAAACTAAAATTTGTTTATCATGCATTTGCTTCAGAGGAAAAATGCTTAGTGAGGATGATCTGCAACGCCTGAAGGAAACCAACGCTTGTCCAGAGGGGAATTTGTCAGAGGCTGTACTGTGGGGCCAACTTGGAGGGAGCCAACCCGGAGGGAGCCAACCTGTTCATTGCAGTTTTGAAGGAAGCCAACCTGCAACGAGCCAAGCTGAGTGATGCCAAGCTGGAGTTGGCGATGTTGCAGAAGGCAAATCTGCGAGAGGCTCATCTTGGGTATGCCAATCTTTCGTATGCCAACATGCAGGGCACCTCACTCCAAGGAGCGGATCTGACAGGAGCTAACCTAGAGGGAGCAAATCTCGAAGGAGCAAATCTACAAAAAGCTCATCTGGATGGGGCCAACCTCAGCTACGTAAACCTGCAACCAGCCAATCTGGATGGGGCCAGCCTGATCTATGCAAGAACCATCAAGACGCTGTTCGGAGGAGCCCGTCTTTGCAACACGACCATGCCGGATGGACATATTGAGTACAACGGTTGCGCTTACCATCCCTTCTTCGACGAAAAAGTCGAATCTCCTGACGAATAAGCCCTCGATCTCCTCAATTGAACGCATTCACTCCTTCATCGCCTTGAATCAAACGTTTTTTACCTCTGCAGACTGTCCGGATAAACCTTCAATAATTTGAACAAATCGGGTCGATCCAAGTTCACAAGATCCGCATTCAAGGTTTCAATCTGCTGAAGTTTCAACAAATCGTGGGTGAGGCTAAAAGCCATCGTTCTAACCCCCATGGCTTGGCA
This region of SAR324 cluster bacterium genomic DNA includes:
- a CDS encoding pentapeptide repeat-containing protein, with the translated sequence MEGANPEGANLFIAVLKEANLQRAKLSDAKLELAMLQKANLREAHLGYANLSYANMQGTSLQGADLTGANLEGANLEGANLQKAHLDGANLSYVNLQPANLDGASLIYARTIKTLFGGARLCNTTMPDGHIEYNGCAYHPFFDEKVESPDE